A stretch of Candidatus Krumholzibacteriia bacterium DNA encodes these proteins:
- a CDS encoding anti-sigma factor has protein sequence GAKEEKAKRVERAAEESAYPPPLPPPTRIQRLDTERERSDRRIVRIPFVAALGWAAALAAALLGIVEQRTVRRLESETVALRQQQARLEDHLAEEQRWAATMSSPAARTAILAATTQDRAGLSGWALYDPSAQRAVVVLENLQLEPGHDFQLWAIGPHGPRSLGVIQVETGGRAFMRLTRVVVPADISAFAVSYEAKGGSPNPTAPAGPVVMAGTL, from the coding sequence GGAGCGAAGGAAGAGAAAGCGAAGAGGGTCGAGAGGGCTGCCGAGGAGTCCGCGTATCCCCCGCCGCTGCCCCCACCGACGCGGATTCAGCGTCTCGACACGGAGCGAGAGCGGAGTGACCGCCGCATCGTGCGCATCCCGTTCGTCGCCGCCCTCGGCTGGGCCGCGGCGCTGGCGGCAGCTCTTCTCGGCATCGTGGAGCAGCGCACGGTGCGCCGGCTCGAGAGCGAAACGGTGGCGCTGCGCCAACAGCAGGCCCGTCTCGAAGACCATCTCGCCGAGGAGCAGCGCTGGGCGGCGACGATGTCCTCGCCCGCGGCGCGCACCGCCATCCTCGCCGCCACGACGCAGGATCGCGCTGGCCTCTCCGGCTGGGCGCTCTACGATCCCTCGGCGCAACGTGCGGTCGTCGTCCTGGAGAACCTGCAGCTCGAGCCCGGGCACGACTTCCAGCTCTGGGCCATCGGCCCGCACGGGCCGCGCAGCCTCGGTGTCATCCAGGTGGAAACGGGTGGGCGCGCCTTCATGCGACTGACGCGAGTCGTCGTGCCGGCGGATATCTCGGCCTTCGCGGTTTCCTACGAAGCCAAGGGCGGCTCGCCCAATCCCACCGCACCGGCTGGACCCGTGGTCATGGCAGGGACTCTGTGA
- a CDS encoding methyltransferase domain-containing protein, whose product MSSGSRAQACPLCTGRGVAPLFEIGATKVVRCCGCGLQFASTYPDIEQTGSEMYGTDYFASAQREAESRRRIFSLLLDEVEAILAPAAHRAAGVESVSASPSDGQRDTAPPRAPRRFLDVGAGEGTLLQVAGARGWQAEGIDVAGEMVRHGRERLGLQVQHATLEQAKLDLGAFDCIVLNHVLEHVRDPVAALRRVAGLLRPGGVVRVEVPNLASLSSHLKNLQSRLGLKRQPWKHYSVEHHFWFFTPATLRKTFAGAGLEIARLSTPARQWDTPTPSRRLSNRVHQRLGWGKHIVAYGRRLAALALLALTLGATAASSASALGAANDASPPAETQTGTKAPYVVVLGIAQDGGVPQAGSLDHPGWNDPAARHKVVCLGLIDPASSQRWMFEATPDFPAQLHALDTLAPTAARPGLDGIFLTHAHVGHYAGLIHLGHEVMGARGVPVYAMPRLLEFLRTNGPWEMLVRRSNIELRGLQDSVAITLNARLRVVPFRVPHRQEYSEVVGFRILGPERSVLFLPDIDHWEELDAMGVRIEDLIRQVDAAYLDATFYADGEIPGRDMTGFPHPFITRSMERFATLPAAERAKIHFIHLNHTNPALDPHSEARQFITTRGYRVAAEMERIDL is encoded by the coding sequence GTGAGCTCGGGTTCTCGGGCGCAGGCCTGTCCCCTCTGCACCGGTCGAGGCGTCGCACCGCTCTTCGAGATCGGCGCGACGAAGGTCGTCCGCTGTTGCGGCTGCGGCCTCCAGTTCGCTTCGACGTACCCCGACATCGAACAGACCGGCAGCGAGATGTACGGCACCGATTATTTCGCCAGCGCGCAGCGGGAGGCCGAATCCCGCCGCCGCATCTTCTCCCTGTTGCTCGACGAAGTGGAGGCCATCCTCGCGCCGGCCGCACATCGCGCTGCAGGCGTGGAATCCGTGTCGGCGTCGCCGTCGGACGGGCAGCGGGACACCGCGCCCCCACGCGCCCCCCGCCGCTTTCTCGACGTCGGCGCCGGGGAGGGCACGCTTTTGCAAGTCGCGGGCGCGCGAGGCTGGCAGGCGGAAGGGATCGATGTGGCCGGGGAGATGGTGCGCCACGGGCGCGAAAGACTCGGACTCCAGGTGCAGCATGCCACGCTCGAGCAGGCGAAGCTCGATCTCGGCGCCTTCGATTGCATCGTGCTCAACCACGTCCTCGAGCACGTGCGCGACCCGGTGGCGGCATTGCGCCGCGTCGCCGGGCTGCTCCGTCCAGGTGGTGTCGTGCGTGTCGAGGTTCCCAACCTCGCCAGCCTCTCCTCGCATCTCAAGAACCTGCAGAGCCGTCTCGGTCTCAAGCGCCAGCCGTGGAAGCACTACTCGGTGGAGCACCACTTCTGGTTCTTCACCCCGGCGACGTTGCGGAAGACCTTCGCCGGCGCCGGGTTGGAGATCGCGCGGCTCTCGACGCCAGCGCGGCAGTGGGACACGCCCACACCGTCGCGGCGCCTGTCGAACCGCGTGCATCAGAGGCTGGGCTGGGGGAAGCACATCGTCGCCTACGGCCGCCGCCTCGCGGCGCTGGCGCTCTTGGCGCTCACGTTGGGTGCGACCGCGGCGAGCTCGGCCAGCGCGCTAGGCGCAGCGAACGACGCCTCTCCTCCTGCCGAAACGCAAACCGGAACCAAGGCACCGTATGTCGTGGTACTCGGCATCGCCCAGGACGGCGGGGTGCCGCAAGCAGGGAGCCTCGATCACCCGGGCTGGAACGATCCGGCAGCGCGCCACAAAGTCGTCTGCCTCGGCCTCATCGATCCCGCCTCCTCGCAGCGCTGGATGTTCGAAGCGACCCCCGACTTCCCGGCGCAGCTGCACGCCCTCGACACCCTCGCCCCCACGGCGGCGCGCCCCGGCCTGGACGGGATCTTCCTCACCCACGCCCACGTGGGTCACTACGCCGGCCTGATCCATCTGGGGCACGAGGTGATGGGAGCGCGCGGGGTGCCCGTGTACGCCATGCCGCGGCTGCTCGAATTCCTGCGCACCAACGGCCCTTGGGAGATGCTCGTCCGCCGCAGCAACATCGAGTTGCGAGGCTTGCAGGACAGTGTCGCGATAACACTGAACGCACGCCTCCGGGTCGTCCCCTTCCGCGTGCCGCACCGGCAGGAGTATTCCGAGGTCGTGGGCTTCCGCATCCTGGGGCCCGAGCGTTCTGTCCTCTTCCTCCCCGACATCGACCACTGGGAGGAACTGGACGCCATGGGTGTCCGCATCGAGGACCTGATCCGACAAGTGGACGCAGCGTACTTGGATGCCACCTTCTACGCCGACGGCGAGATCCCCGGCCGCGACATGACCGGCTTCCCACACCCCTTCATCACCCGCAGCATGGAGCGCTTCGCCACGCTTCCCGCGGCGGAGCGCGCCAAGATCCACTTCATCCACTTGAACCACACCAACCCGGCGCTGGACCCACACAGCGAGGCGCGCCAGTTCATCACCACCCGCGGTTACCGGGTCGCGGCCGAAATGGAGCGGATCGACCTCTGA